GAGATGTGGACGCAGGGCTGCTCATCCACGAAACCGCGCTGGTCCATGACCGCTACGATCTTGCCCTGCACCTCGACCTTGGACATTGGTGGCGCGAGCACACAAACGCCCTGCCCTTTCCCCTAGGCTGCATCGTGGCCAAAAACGAACTCGGCGCGGACCTCCACGCACATATCGCGGACAGCATCCGCGCGAGCATCCTTCACGCCAGGGCACGGCAGGATTCCGTCATGCCATTTATCGCATCCCTGGCCAGAGAGCTTGACGCGGTCACGCTGGAGCAACATATTACCGCCTACGTCAACGAATACAGCCTGGACATGGGCCCAGACGGCCAGGCCGCTCTCAACACGCTGCAAACATTGCGGGATCTTTCATGAACGAAGCCTTCGCCCAACTCAAAGCAACCTTCCTCAAAGAGCTGCCGGCCATCAATGCCGCCATCGCGCGAGAGATCGACGCCCTGCCCGAACTGGTCAGACCCGTGGCCGCGCATGTCATGGAGGCCGGAGGAAAGCGCCTGCGCCCCATGCTTACGCTTCTCTTTGCCCGCGCCCTGGATTTCCGGGGAGACAATTTGCAGACCCTGGCCAGCTCCCTGGAATTTCTGCATTCGGCCACCCTCATGCACGATGACATCCTGGACAACGCGGAACTGCGCAGAGGCAAGCCCGCCGCCCACACCCTTTTCGGCATCACGCCCACGGTGCTGGCCGGAGACGTGCTCCTGGCGCTGGCCAACGAAATCGTGGCCCGCACGGACAATCCGGCCCTGACCTCATGTATCTCCAAGGCCATTATGCAGACGGCCACTGGCGAAATCATGGAGATCGCCGCCATCCGCAAGGCACACATCACCCGGGCCGAATACATCGAAATCATCACCGGCAAGACGGCCTACCTGATCCAGTCGGCCTGCGAATTCGGCGTCATCGCGGCGGGAGGCTCCGAACGCGCGCGCACGGGCGCCAGGACCTTCGGCCTGAATCTTGGCATCGCCTTCCAGCTGGTGGACGACGCCCTGGACTACACGTCACGGGCCGACACCTCGGGCAAGCCGCTCGGCGGAGACCTGCGCGAAGGCAAGTTCACCTTGCCCCTGCTTTTATATCTTGAATCCCTGCCCACGGACCAGCGCGCGATCATCACCCGGGAACTCACGGACGTGAACTTGCACGCGGTCAGGCAAGATCAGATCATCGCCGCTGTCGTGGACCAGGGCTTCGCCGAAAAGACCCGGGACGAAGCCAAATCCTATTTGACACTAGCCAGCCAGGCTCTTGCCGTGCTACCCGAATGCCTGGAGAAAAAGCTGCTCGGAGCCATGATCGAATTCGTCCTGACAAGAGATAAATAAGCATGCCAAACCAGGATCGCCTTCCCCCTCGCAACCTCGCGACCTCGTTGCGTGCAAGCCTGAAAGCGACCTTTTCGCCGGCCACGGCCCAACTCCTCCAGGAGGCGGTCAAATCCGAGCCGAACTTCGGTGTCATCGCCTCCATACTGCGGCTTGATCCGGCCTTGGCCACGGCCATCCTCTCTCTTGTCAACTCGCCCTACTACGGACAGACCAGCAAGATTTCCGACTTGCAGCGTGCCGCGATCATCCTCGGAGACAACGAGATCCTGCGCATCGCCCTATCCTTGTCCCTGCAGAAAAACCTGAACTCGGTTCTGAAAAAAAACGGATTCGACACCTTCGCCAATTGGCGCATCATCATCTGGGCGGCACTCGGCGCGCAGCTCATCGCCCAGCGCCTGGCACCGGAAGAAGCGGAAACCGCCTACATCTGCGCCCTGGTCAAGGATCTTTCCCTGCTTCTCTACGCCGCCAATTTTCCCGAACATCTCCTGCCGCATCTCGTGCGGCCGGATTTCGTCAACACCGGCCCGACCTTCATGTCCTGGCAGGACCATCTTCCAGAGGATCACTCAGCCCTCACCGCCGAACTGCTCACGCAGTGGAATTTTCCCGAGCCCATGATCGCGGCCATCACCGCACACCACGACCTGGAACATGTCTTCGACTACCCGCCCCTGACCCAGGCGGTCATCCTCGGAACCAGATGGGCGGAGGCGGAATTTCGCACCGATCCAGCCCCGGACAGCTTGAACCAACTCAGCTTTCTCCTGGCCAAGGCCGGCGCCCTGCCACCGGAGGGCATGGACGGCCTGCGCCGGCAGTGTGCGACTCTTTTTTCGGAACTGTCCGCAGCCATGAACGTCAAGGACCTGGATCCGGAAGACAGACTATACGCCCACTCCCTGCAATCCATTCAGGATTTTCATCATCAGGCCAAGGAAGTCGAGGGCCTGACCGGCGGCAACGCGGCCATTGCTGCCTGCGTCGGCAGACATCTGCGCTGGAACTGGGGCTGCCGCAAAGCCGAGATCATCCTGCACGCTCCCGCCAACAGGCACTGGGAACGATTTGTCCTGAACGATGCCGGGGTGCACGGACCTGACATCGCCCCAGCCCTCGAAAAGCTCAGAATTTTTTCGGACGCAGATTTCCCACTGGAAGCCGAGGGACAGCTGGTCGGAGAACTCCGCCTGAATGGCGCCAACGAATCTTGCCGGACCAAGGCCGAGGCCACGCTCTACACGCGCCTCCTCGCTCGCGGCATTCTGCATCAGTCGCGCACCGTGGGGCTGCTTGAGATCAAGGCCCAACTGCTCGACATTCTTCCCACCGGGGTGGCGTTGCTCAACACGCAGGGACGCATCTTGCGGGCCAACCCCACCTTCACCAAATTTCTTGGCGACGCGGAACAGCTCGAAGACCGCCTGACCCAGGACAAGGATACGCAACAGGGCATGCAGGCCCTGCAAGGGTGGCGCAATTTCCTGAGCGAGCCGTCCCAAAGCGGGCATTGCTCCATCCATTGCCCGCTGGGCCCAGGCAACGAGCCCGCGACCTCATCCTTCTCCCTGGCCGGTTACAAAATCAGCCACGGCTCGCAAACGAACATTCTGGCCATGGTCCAGGATCTGACGGAAATCCGGGTGCTCGAATTCGAGGCGCTGCACCAGCGGGACTTCCTGAACACCCTGCTCGGATCCATGCAGGACCTGGTCCTGACCACGGACAAAGTCGGAAACATCACCTTTGCCTCCGGGCGCCACGGCACGTTCCTGACCGGCCGCAACCTCTTCCAGCTGACCCGTCCCATGAATGCGCAGGAAGAAGCATGGGACATGGAATTTCTGGAACAGAGTCAGGCGGCGGTGGAAGTGCAGATTGTCCTTGACGACGAACACTTGCAGCTTGAGCTCGTCTTTTCACGCTTTTCGTTCGGAACCGACTACGGGCTGATAGTCGGCCGCAACATTTCGGCCATTCGCAGATTGGAACGCAAGATCCGGGAACAGGCTCTTTTCGATTCCTTGACCCAGGTTTTCAACCGGCATCACCTCCAGCCGCTTCTCGACAGGGAAATGTCCCGCGCCAAACGCACCGAGACCCCGCTCGGACTGATCTTTTTCGACATCGACAAGTTCAAGCTCTTCAACGACACCCATGGGCACCACGGGGGCGACAAGGCCTTAAAAGAGCTGGGGCAGCTCCTGCGCCGCATTCTGCGCAAAGGGCTGGACTTTCCCTGCCGCTTCGGAGGAGACGAATTCGTCGTCATCTCCAGCAACTCCACCGTCGACAACCTGCTGACGATCGCTGAAAGAATTCAAAGAGAATTCAGTATATTACATCAAAACCAGGTCACATTGAGCATTGGCATGAGCATGCTCGAACCCGAGGATACCTCGCAATCCCTGCTTGAACGCTGCGACAAAGCCAATTATCAAGCCAAGGCTCAGGGCGGAAACACCATCGTGCACCTGCAGCCAACCAGTACCTCTGAACCATAAGCGCCACCTTAGGAGAACAACATGCCGATCCGAGTCGAAGTGGCTCTGCGCAAGGCAGTTACCGATACCCAGGGCAACAAGACCGCCCACAAGATCAAAAACGAGCTCGGTCTGACCGTGGATCAGGTCCGGATCATCCGGATCTTCACCGTCGACGGACTGAGCCAGGCCCAGGTGAACCAGGCCATCGAGGCCGGGGCCCTGCATGACCCGGTCCTGCATACGGCCCAGACCGCTCCGGCGGCCACGGATTTCGACTGGATCATCGAGGTCGGCTTCCGCCCCGGCGTGACCGACAACGAGGGGCGCACCGCCCGCGAAACCCTGCGCACAGTGCTCGGGGAACGTAACGCGGACATTGCGGTCTACACATCCACCCAGTATCTGATCAGCGGCGACCTGAGCCGGGCCCAGGTGGAGCACATCGCCAAGGACCTTCTGGCCAACGAGCTGATCCAGCGTTTCCAGATCGCGGGCAAGGACGACTGGACCGCAAGCCCCGGTTTTCCGGCCCGCACGGCGGCGGTAACGGGCGAAGCCTCCAGCACCGTCGATATCGTGGATTTGAACAGCATGGATGACGCCGCACTCATGCAGCTCAGCCGCGAAAACATCCTGGCTCTGAACCTGGAAGAAATGCGTTGCATCCGCGACTACTATGCAAGCCCCGAGGTCGTCGCCCACCGCAAGGCCAAAGGGCTGCCCGCCGCGCCCACGGACGCGGAGCTCGAATGCCTAGCGCAGACCTGGTCCGAGCACTGCAAGCACAAGATCTTCAGTTCCCGCATCAGCTACGAGAACCTTGAAAACGGCACCACGGCCGAAATCAACAGTCTCTACAAGACCTACATCCAGGGCAGCACCAAACAGATGCGGGAGCGCATGGGCAAGGACGACTTCTGCCTGTCCGTGTTCAAGGACAACGCCGGCGTGATCCGCTTCAGCGAAGACATAAACGTCTGCATCAAGGTCGAAACCCACAACAGCCCCTCGGCCCTGGACCCATACGGCGGAGCCCTGACCGGCATAGTCGGCGTAAACCGCGACCCCATGGGCACCGGCATGGGCGCGAACCTGCTGTGCAACACCAACGTGTTCTGCTTTGCCTCGCCCTTTCATGACGACGAACTGCCGCCCCGCCTGCTGCACCCGCGCCGCGTTTTCGAGGGCGTGCGCGAAGGCGTTGAACATGGCGGCAACAAGTCCGGCATTCCCACGGTCAATGGAGCCATCGTCTTTCACGAACGCTTTCTGGGCAAGCCGCTGGTATTCTGTGGCACCGTCGGCACCATGCCCGCCACCGTGGCCGGGCATCCCAGCTACGAAAAGAAAGCCCGGCCCGGCGATCGCATCATCATGACCGGCGGCCGCATCGGCAAGGACGGCATCCACGGCGCGACCTTCTCGTCCGAAGAGCTGCACGAGGGCTCTCCGGCCACGGCCGTCCAGATCGGCGACCCCATCACCCAGCGCCGCATGTACGACTTTTTGATGCGTGCCCGCGATCTGGGCCTCTACAACGCCATCACCGACAACGGCGCCGGAGGACTGAGTTCCTCGGTCGGCGAAATGGCCCAGGACTGCGGCGGCTGCGACATGGACCTGGCCAAGGCCCCGCTCAAGTATGACGGCCTGCGCCCCTGGGAAATCCTGGTCTCCGAAGCCCAGGAGCGCATGACCTTGGCCGTGCCCCCTTCCAAATTGCAGGCCTTCATGGATTTGGCGGAGGAAATGAACGTCGAGGCCTCGGATCTGGGCTGCTTCACGGACTCGGGCTACCTGCATGTGCGCTACAACGACAAAATCGTGACCGACCTCGACATGCAATTCCTGCATGACGGCTGTCCGCAGATGAAGCTCCGCGCCGCCTGGCGGCAACCGCAGGTCTGCTGTGGCTGCGAAACGCCGCATCCCAAGGTGACGGACCATCAGGACTTTCTGCAAGCCATGCTCGGCCGCCTGAACATCTGCTCCCGCGAGTATGTCATCCGCCAGTACGACCACGAGGTTCAGGGCGGAAGCGTGATCAAGCCCCTCATCGGAGCCCGGAACGACGGTCCGGCCGACGCCGCCGTAATCCGCCCCCAGCTGGGCAGCGACAAGGCACTGGTCGTGGCCAACGGCATCTGTCCGAAGCTCAGCGACCTTGATACCTACTGGATGATGGCGGGCGCCATCGACGAAGGAGTACGCAACGCCGTTGCCACCGGCGGCGACATCCGCCACATGGCCGGCGTGGACAACTTCTGCTGGTGCGACCCGGTCCAGTCCGAAAAGACCCCGGACGGCGAATACAAACTGGCCCAGCTGGTCCGCGCCAATCAGGCCCTGGCCCACTACTGCCTCGCCTACGGAGTGCCCTGCATTTCCGGCAAGGACTCCATGAAGAACGACTACACCGGCGGTGGCACCAAGATCTCCATCCCGCCCACGGTCCTCTTCTCGGTCATGGGCGTGATAAACGACTGCAACAAGACCATGACCTCCGACTTCAAGCGTCCGAACGAAAACGTCTACGTCCTTGGTTTGACCAAAAACGAGATGGGAGGCTCGGAATATGCCGACGCCCTGGGCTTGTGCGGAGCGGTCCCGCAGGTCGACGCGGTTTCCGCGCGCATCCGCTACGAGCGTATGCACGAAGCCATCACCACCGGCCTTTTAAGCGCGGCCCATGACGTCTCCGACGGCGGACTGGCCGTGGCCGTGGCTGAAATGGCCCTGGCCGGACGGATCGGCGCGGACATCGACGTGGACAAGATCCCGGCCCTTGATTGCCCGCTGCCCGAACAGCGCCTCTACAGCGAATCGGCCAGCCGCTTCGTTGTCACGGTGCCGGATGACAGGCGCGACGCCTTCCAAGCCCTCTTCGCCCAAGACTTCATGGCCGCCATCGGCCGGACCACGTCCGACGAAAAGCTGACCCTGCGCGCAGGAAGCGCAATCCTGGCCAACGCTTCGGTAGAAGACCTGGCCGCAGCCTGGAAAAAGACGCTGGATTTTTAAAGGCATGCCTCCGGCGGGCAGGGGACTCGTCCCCTGCACCCCATTCAACTTACTTCAATAAAAAAACGGGCGGCCCAATTTGGGTCGCCCGTTTTTTATTGCATCCACACAATGCCCCCCCCTGCAAGGGGTGCAGGGGACAAGTCCCCTGCCCGCCGGAGGCTTCTTCCTTCCTCTATTTGTAATACACCTTGATTTCATTGGTCATGACCGTACCCATACCCGGGGTGGCCTGGCCGCTGGCGATGATCACGTTTTCGCCGGGCCTGAAACCCGCGTACTCCTGCACGAACTTTTCCGCCCTCTTCTGATGACTGCGGGGCTCAAGCGGGCTCGCCACCGGGGTGATGGCCCAGAAGAAGTTCATCCAGCGCATGATGCGCGCGTCCGTGGTCATGGCGTAGATGGGCTGGGCCGGACGACGGGAGCTGATGTACCGGGCCGTGGCCCCCGTGGTCGAGTGACAGACCAGGGCCACGCTGTCGGCGTTGTCGGCCATGAGACAGGCGGAGTAGGCCAGGAACTTGGGCGGATTCTTTTCGGCCTTGGGCATGTAAGGGCCGCCAAGACGCTCCAGGTAGTACGGCTCGGAATACTGCGCAATCTCGTTGATGAAACGCACGGCATCGACGGGATAGCTGCCGATGGCCGTCTCTTCGGAGAGCATGACGCAGTCCGCGCCGTCGATCATGGCGTTGGAGACGTCCGTTGATTCCGCACGCGTGGGGATGGGATTCTTGACCATGGACAAGAGCATCTGGGTCGCGACGATGGCCGGCTTCTGGGCATGACGGCAGGCACGCAAAATCTTTTTCTGGATGATGGGCAACTCGGCCGGGCTGCATTCAAGGCCCAGGTCGCCGCGGGCGACCATGATGGCGTCGGCCACTTCCAGGATGGAGTCGAGCTTGTCCACGGCATTCTTGCGCTCGACCTTGGCCACCACGGGAATCCAGGTCCCGTGCCGCGCGATCTCGGCCTTGATATCCTCGATGTCCTCCTTGCTCTGCACGAAGGACAGGGCCACGGCGTCAATGCCGATATCGAGTCCCTGGTGCAGATCGCGACGATCCTTGTCGGTCATGGCCGCCACTTTGAGCGTCTTGCCCGGAAAGGCGATGCCCTTGTTGGAGGTCAGGATGCCGCCGTTCAGGGCCTCCATCAGGACCAGCCGGTCACGCTCGATGACCTTCACGACCTTGAAC
This Desulfomicrobium apsheronum DNA region includes the following protein-coding sequences:
- a CDS encoding polyprenyl synthetase family protein translates to MNEAFAQLKATFLKELPAINAAIAREIDALPELVRPVAAHVMEAGGKRLRPMLTLLFARALDFRGDNLQTLASSLEFLHSATLMHDDILDNAELRRGKPAAHTLFGITPTVLAGDVLLALANEIVARTDNPALTSCISKAIMQTATGEIMEIAAIRKAHITRAEYIEIITGKTAYLIQSACEFGVIAAGGSERARTGARTFGLNLGIAFQLVDDALDYTSRADTSGKPLGGDLREGKFTLPLLLYLESLPTDQRAIITRELTDVNLHAVRQDQIIAAVVDQGFAEKTRDEAKSYLTLASQALAVLPECLEKKLLGAMIEFVLTRDK
- a CDS encoding sensor domain-containing diguanylate cyclase, with amino-acid sequence MPNQDRLPPRNLATSLRASLKATFSPATAQLLQEAVKSEPNFGVIASILRLDPALATAILSLVNSPYYGQTSKISDLQRAAIILGDNEILRIALSLSLQKNLNSVLKKNGFDTFANWRIIIWAALGAQLIAQRLAPEEAETAYICALVKDLSLLLYAANFPEHLLPHLVRPDFVNTGPTFMSWQDHLPEDHSALTAELLTQWNFPEPMIAAITAHHDLEHVFDYPPLTQAVILGTRWAEAEFRTDPAPDSLNQLSFLLAKAGALPPEGMDGLRRQCATLFSELSAAMNVKDLDPEDRLYAHSLQSIQDFHHQAKEVEGLTGGNAAIAACVGRHLRWNWGCRKAEIILHAPANRHWERFVLNDAGVHGPDIAPALEKLRIFSDADFPLEAEGQLVGELRLNGANESCRTKAEATLYTRLLARGILHQSRTVGLLEIKAQLLDILPTGVALLNTQGRILRANPTFTKFLGDAEQLEDRLTQDKDTQQGMQALQGWRNFLSEPSQSGHCSIHCPLGPGNEPATSSFSLAGYKISHGSQTNILAMVQDLTEIRVLEFEALHQRDFLNTLLGSMQDLVLTTDKVGNITFASGRHGTFLTGRNLFQLTRPMNAQEEAWDMEFLEQSQAAVEVQIVLDDEHLQLELVFSRFSFGTDYGLIVGRNISAIRRLERKIREQALFDSLTQVFNRHHLQPLLDREMSRAKRTETPLGLIFFDIDKFKLFNDTHGHHGGDKALKELGQLLRRILRKGLDFPCRFGGDEFVVISSNSTVDNLLTIAERIQREFSILHQNQVTLSIGMSMLEPEDTSQSLLERCDKANYQAKAQGGNTIVHLQPTSTSEP
- a CDS encoding AIR synthase-related protein, with amino-acid sequence MPIRVEVALRKAVTDTQGNKTAHKIKNELGLTVDQVRIIRIFTVDGLSQAQVNQAIEAGALHDPVLHTAQTAPAATDFDWIIEVGFRPGVTDNEGRTARETLRTVLGERNADIAVYTSTQYLISGDLSRAQVEHIAKDLLANELIQRFQIAGKDDWTASPGFPARTAAVTGEASSTVDIVDLNSMDDAALMQLSRENILALNLEEMRCIRDYYASPEVVAHRKAKGLPAAPTDAELECLAQTWSEHCKHKIFSSRISYENLENGTTAEINSLYKTYIQGSTKQMRERMGKDDFCLSVFKDNAGVIRFSEDINVCIKVETHNSPSALDPYGGALTGIVGVNRDPMGTGMGANLLCNTNVFCFASPFHDDELPPRLLHPRRVFEGVREGVEHGGNKSGIPTVNGAIVFHERFLGKPLVFCGTVGTMPATVAGHPSYEKKARPGDRIIMTGGRIGKDGIHGATFSSEELHEGSPATAVQIGDPITQRRMYDFLMRARDLGLYNAITDNGAGGLSSSVGEMAQDCGGCDMDLAKAPLKYDGLRPWEILVSEAQERMTLAVPPSKLQAFMDLAEEMNVEASDLGCFTDSGYLHVRYNDKIVTDLDMQFLHDGCPQMKLRAAWRQPQVCCGCETPHPKVTDHQDFLQAMLGRLNICSREYVIRQYDHEVQGGSVIKPLIGARNDGPADAAVIRPQLGSDKALVVANGICPKLSDLDTYWMMAGAIDEGVRNAVATGGDIRHMAGVDNFCWCDPVQSEKTPDGEYKLAQLVRANQALAHYCLAYGVPCISGKDSMKNDYTGGGTKISIPPTVLFSVMGVINDCNKTMTSDFKRPNENVYVLGLTKNEMGGSEYADALGLCGAVPQVDAVSARIRYERMHEAITTGLLSAAHDVSDGGLAVAVAEMALAGRIGADIDVDKIPALDCPLPEQRLYSESASRFVVTVPDDRRDAFQALFAQDFMAAIGRTTSDEKLTLRAGSAILANASVEDLAAAWKKTLDF
- the pyk gene encoding pyruvate kinase; the protein is MRTKIVATLGPASMDQNVMKEMVLLGVRVFRLNFSHADAEYFGPVIQKIRQVEKETGIPLTVMGDLCGPKIRIGEVKGSPLQIRKGAYVCLGGPSMAATTESDIFISLDVPELLEGLEADMPVSLSDGMLQFKVVKVIERDRLVLMEALNGGILTSNKGIAFPGKTLKVAAMTDKDRRDLHQGLDIGIDAVALSFVQSKEDIEDIKAEIARHGTWIPVVAKVERKNAVDKLDSILEVADAIMVARGDLGLECSPAELPIIQKKILRACRHAQKPAIVATQMLLSMVKNPIPTRAESTDVSNAMIDGADCVMLSEETAIGSYPVDAVRFINEIAQYSEPYYLERLGGPYMPKAEKNPPKFLAYSACLMADNADSVALVCHSTTGATARYISSRRPAQPIYAMTTDARIMRWMNFFWAITPVASPLEPRSHQKRAEKFVQEYAGFRPGENVIIASGQATPGMGTVMTNEIKVYYK